One Clostridium estertheticum DNA segment encodes these proteins:
- the mraZ gene encoding division/cell wall cluster transcriptional repressor MraZ: MFIGEYQHAIDSKNRIIIPTKFREGLGNEFILTKGLDGCLYIYTLPEWTIMEEKLKKLPLTSKDARAFVRFFFSGANEITIDKQGRALIPQNLCEYASIQKEIVSIGVSTRIEIWAKNKWDEYNDSDMNFDEIAEKMMELGI; encoded by the coding sequence ATGTTTATTGGTGAATATCAACATGCCATTGATAGTAAAAACAGAATAATTATCCCCACCAAATTTCGAGAGGGATTAGGCAATGAATTTATACTGACTAAGGGTCTAGATGGGTGTTTATACATATATACCTTGCCTGAATGGACAATAATGGAAGAAAAACTAAAAAAACTTCCATTAACTAGTAAAGATGCTAGAGCCTTTGTGAGATTTTTCTTCTCGGGTGCAAATGAAATAACAATAGATAAACAAGGAAGAGCTTTAATACCACAAAATTTATGTGAATATGCTTCAATACAAAAGGAAATAGTAAGTATAGGAGTATCAACTAGGATAGAAATATGGGCTAAAAATAAATGGGATGAATATAATGACTCGGATATGAATTTTGATGAGATAGCAGAAAAAATGATGGAACTCGGAATATAG
- the rsmH gene encoding 16S rRNA (cytosine(1402)-N(4))-methyltransferase RsmH — protein MEFKHLPVLLNECLDALDIKEDGIYVDCTLGGAGHSLEILKRLSSKGRLIGIDQDEDALRAAKENLKEYNNVTYVHNNFYNIDEILEKLEIEKVDGILMDLGVSSFQLDSAERGFSYMKDARLDMRMDRSQSLSAYDVVNNYSEQEIGEVLRNYGEEKFSKRIANFIIDRRAEKSIDTTLELVNVVDAAIPAKYKREGGHPAKRTFQGIRIEVNGELKILDNAIENGVHRLNRGGRMAVITFQSLEDRIVKNKFKELNDPCKCPKELPMCVCGKTSIVKLISRKPIVATEEELEINKRSRSAKLRVAEKI, from the coding sequence ATGGAATTTAAGCATTTACCAGTTTTATTAAATGAGTGCCTTGATGCGCTAGATATTAAAGAAGATGGAATTTATGTTGATTGTACATTAGGAGGTGCAGGGCATTCATTAGAAATTTTAAAAAGATTGTCTTCAAAGGGACGCTTAATTGGAATTGATCAAGATGAGGACGCATTAAGGGCAGCGAAGGAAAACCTTAAAGAATATAATAATGTTACATATGTACATAATAATTTTTACAATATTGATGAAATACTCGAAAAACTGGAAATAGAAAAAGTAGATGGTATCCTTATGGATTTAGGGGTGTCCTCCTTTCAATTAGATAGTGCAGAACGCGGATTTAGCTACATGAAAGATGCAAGGCTTGATATGAGAATGGATAGAAGCCAAAGTTTATCAGCATATGATGTGGTGAATAATTATAGTGAGCAGGAAATCGGAGAGGTTTTAAGAAATTACGGAGAAGAAAAATTTTCTAAAAGAATAGCTAATTTTATTATAGACAGAAGAGCCGAAAAATCTATTGATACTACGCTGGAACTAGTTAATGTTGTAGATGCAGCTATACCAGCTAAGTATAAGAGAGAAGGTGGCCATCCGGCTAAGAGAACATTTCAGGGTATAAGAATTGAAGTTAACGGTGAATTAAAAATATTAGATAATGCAATAGAAAATGGAGTACATAGACTTAATCGCGGAGGAAGAATGGCAGTTATTACATTCCAATCACTTGAAGATAGAATTGTTAAAAATAAATTTAAAGAGTTAAATGATCCTTGTAAGTGCCCAAAAGAGTTACCTATGTGCGTGTGTGGTAAAACATCAATTGTAAAACTTATAAGTAGAAAGCCTATAGTGGCAACAGAGGAAGAATTAGAAATT
- the ychF gene encoding redox-regulated ATPase YchF, which translates to MKLGIVGLPNVGKSTLFNAITKAGAESANYPFCTIEPNVGVVSVRDKRLDVLQALYNSKKVIHTAIEFYDIAGLVKGASKGEGLGNKFLSHIREVESIVHVVRCFSDDNIIHVDGNVDPLRDIDTINLELIFSDLDVLERRMEKSLKLVRSGDKTAKIEFELMERIKNHLEANSPVRTLEFNEEESVFVNTLFLITSKPVLYAANISEEDLVSGNSENAMVKSVKEFAANENSEVIIVCARLEEELSTLEEDEKMELLSEYGLDESGLDKLIHASYKLLGLMSYLTAGPQEIRAWTIINGTKAPAAAGKIHSDIERGFIRAEIVSFDKLVECGSEAAAKEKGLYRLEGKEYIMQDGDVVNFRFNV; encoded by the coding sequence ATGAAGCTAGGAATTGTAGGTTTACCAAATGTAGGGAAGAGCACATTATTTAATGCAATAACAAAGGCAGGAGCAGAATCTGCTAATTACCCATTTTGTACTATAGAACCAAATGTAGGAGTTGTTAGCGTTCGTGATAAAAGATTAGATGTGCTACAAGCTCTTTATAATAGTAAGAAGGTAATTCATACCGCAATTGAATTTTATGATATAGCAGGCCTTGTAAAAGGAGCCAGCAAAGGAGAGGGACTTGGTAATAAGTTTCTATCCCACATCAGAGAAGTAGAATCTATAGTTCATGTGGTAAGATGCTTTAGTGATGACAACATCATTCACGTTGATGGCAACGTGGATCCACTACGAGATATTGATACAATTAATTTAGAACTTATTTTTTCTGATCTTGATGTATTGGAAAGAAGAATGGAAAAGTCATTGAAACTTGTTCGTTCTGGTGACAAAACAGCAAAAATAGAATTTGAACTTATGGAAAGAATAAAGAACCACCTTGAAGCAAACTCTCCAGTAAGAACATTAGAATTTAACGAGGAAGAATCTGTTTTTGTAAACACCCTTTTCCTAATCACTTCAAAACCAGTATTATATGCTGCAAATATTAGTGAGGAAGATCTAGTGTCTGGTAATTCAGAAAATGCTATGGTTAAAAGTGTTAAGGAATTTGCTGCAAATGAGAATTCAGAAGTAATTATAGTTTGTGCAAGGCTTGAAGAAGAACTATCCACTTTAGAAGAGGATGAAAAAATGGAACTTCTAAGTGAATATGGTCTTGATGAATCAGGTTTAGATAAACTTATTCACGCAAGTTATAAGCTGCTCGGTTTAATGAGCTACTTAACTGCAGGCCCTCAAGAAATAAGAGCATGGACTATAATCAATGGAACTAAAGCTCCAGCTGCTGCTGGTAAAATCCATTCGGATATCGAAAGAGGCTTTATAAGGGCAGAAATAGTTTCCTTTGATAAATTAGTAGAATGTGGCTCTGAAGCCGCCGCTAAGGAAAAAGGCCTTTATAGACTTGAAGGAAAAGAATATATTATGCAAGATGGCGATGTAGTTAACTTCAGATTTAACGTATAG
- a CDS encoding AAA family ATPase translates to MNRELTSKDIIYEFDIEDMKVREPLDSLPQYFDVIENIKTALNIDKEGFNIYLIDDFSKETLKDIMKYVNKIYENKRKPKDICYLLYEDEKSPKAIFVSNGGGNKLKGTLEEMQNEYLECTFQFYNNSTNKEKEEIQENIQKKRNELIAKLIDSAKDKGFDIKSANNGFTFIPLSSGKEMTESEYDILDSEKKEGILDTVRLLKDKAKEILEELKNIEERDIDKLKQIMEVYYKDEMNDLKEECKIRFSEDKVVQDYFHMVCNNIEKKLIDNYSLSFDEDEEKINEIIFKYAINVIVDNSKNVGPPVIFEQDPSLSNLLGNIEYENHNGAYTTNIELIKSGSMLKANEGCLVIRTNTLLSNPSAYYHLKKSLLAEKVDVSYNRSYYDLVSLSTIKPEPIAIKEKVILIGDYETYDLLYNYDEDFRKIFTIKAECSPLQNIDNDLKNSLIFEINNICSENDFKRLTSGAVREVAKVLSRKAQSRKKIYYDKYEISKLLTLSNNKVCEENKQEISAEDIIRIAYKKDIMEKEILNNYTEKKMLIDVENSRIGQVNGLSVIDTGYLSFGKPIKITCCCYRGEGNIVDVQKDSNLSGNIHSKSINILKGYISAINGGFNKLPVDFHLSFEQIYGKIDGDSASVAEIICMLSALSKIPVKQNIAVTGSVNQFGDVQPIGGVNDKIEGFFGVCKAIDTIVGKGVVIPLSNADDLVLNAEVEREIKNGNFHIYTMTSIEDAMEVLMGTSEVNSQEVMNAITKELKKYSSKK, encoded by the coding sequence ATGAACAGGGAATTAACTTCAAAAGACATTATATATGAATTTGATATTGAAGATATGAAAGTGCGAGAACCCTTGGATTCATTACCACAGTATTTTGATGTAATAGAAAATATTAAAACTGCCCTAAATATAGATAAAGAGGGCTTTAATATTTATTTAATAGACGATTTTTCAAAAGAGACTCTTAAAGATATTATGAAATATGTAAATAAAATTTATGAAAATAAGAGGAAACCAAAAGATATTTGTTATTTATTATATGAGGATGAAAAATCTCCTAAAGCAATTTTTGTAAGCAATGGTGGAGGTAATAAGCTAAAAGGCACACTTGAAGAAATGCAGAATGAATATTTAGAGTGCACATTCCAGTTTTATAACAATTCTACAAACAAAGAAAAGGAAGAAATACAGGAAAATATTCAAAAGAAAAGAAATGAACTAATTGCTAAACTAATAGATTCGGCTAAAGACAAAGGCTTCGATATAAAATCTGCTAACAATGGATTTACATTCATTCCTTTAAGTAGCGGGAAAGAAATGACTGAAAGTGAATATGATATATTAGATAGTGAAAAAAAAGAAGGTATTTTAGATACAGTACGCCTTTTGAAAGATAAAGCTAAGGAAATATTAGAAGAATTAAAAAATATTGAAGAAAGAGACATAGACAAACTAAAACAAATAATGGAAGTATACTATAAAGATGAAATGAATGATTTAAAAGAAGAATGTAAAATCAGGTTCAGTGAGGATAAAGTTGTTCAAGATTATTTCCATATGGTATGCAATAACATTGAAAAAAAACTTATAGATAATTACTCATTAAGCTTTGATGAGGATGAGGAAAAAATAAATGAAATTATATTTAAATATGCCATAAACGTAATTGTAGATAATAGTAAAAACGTAGGTCCACCTGTAATATTTGAACAGGATCCTAGTTTATCAAATTTACTTGGAAATATAGAATACGAAAATCACAATGGGGCTTATACTACGAATATAGAACTAATAAAAAGTGGTAGTATGTTAAAAGCAAATGAAGGCTGTTTGGTTATTAGAACAAACACGCTGCTAAGCAATCCTTCAGCTTACTATCATTTAAAAAAGTCATTGCTAGCAGAGAAAGTGGATGTGAGTTATAACAGAAGCTATTATGACCTGGTCTCATTAAGTACCATAAAACCAGAACCTATAGCCATTAAAGAAAAAGTGATTCTTATTGGGGATTATGAAACTTACGACTTGCTTTATAATTATGATGAAGACTTTAGAAAAATTTTCACCATAAAAGCAGAATGTAGTCCCTTGCAGAATATAGACAATGATTTAAAGAACTCTTTAATATTTGAGATAAATAATATTTGTAGTGAAAATGATTTTAAGCGCCTTACAAGTGGAGCAGTAAGAGAAGTAGCAAAGGTATTATCACGAAAGGCTCAGAGTAGAAAAAAAATATATTATGATAAATATGAAATAAGTAAGTTATTAACACTATCAAACAATAAGGTGTGCGAAGAAAATAAACAAGAGATTAGTGCAGAAGATATAATCCGAATTGCTTATAAAAAAGATATTATGGAAAAGGAAATTTTAAATAACTATACTGAAAAGAAAATGCTCATTGACGTTGAAAATAGTAGAATCGGACAAGTGAATGGATTATCAGTAATTGATACTGGATATTTAAGTTTTGGCAAGCCAATAAAGATTACCTGCTGTTGCTATAGGGGAGAAGGAAATATTGTAGATGTTCAAAAGGATAGTAATCTAAGCGGAAATATTCATAGTAAATCTATTAATATTTTAAAGGGATATATAAGTGCTATTAATGGTGGATTCAATAAACTACCAGTGGATTTCCATTTGAGCTTTGAACAGATTTACGGCAAAATAGATGGGGATAGTGCCTCTGTGGCAGAAATAATATGTATGCTTTCCGCCTTAAGTAAGATACCTGTAAAACAAAATATTGCTGTCACAGGTTCTGTAAATCAATTTGGTGATGTTCAACCTATAGGTGGGGTAAATGATAAAATAGAAGGTTTTTTTGGAGTTTGCAAAGCCATAGATACAATAGTGGGCAAAGGTGTAGTCATACCACTATCTAATGCAGATGACTTGGTTTTAAATGCAGAAGTTGAGAGAGAAATTAAAAATGGAAATTTTCATATATATACTATGACCTCTATAGAAGATGCTATGGAGGTGCTAATGGGAACTTCAGAAGTGAACTCCCAAGAAGTAATGAATGCTATTACCAAGGAATTAAAAAAATATAGTAGCAAAAAATGA
- a CDS encoding cation-translocating P-type ATPase, whose translation MINEQLSKDNAKDKNRPRGSVYDSVTTSRGLTSQEAETRLKKYGYNKLENKKKISPVSIFFSQFNDFITWILIAATVISGFMGEKADAITIFIIVIMNGILGFIQEYKTERSLEALSQLAAPTAKVLRNGGILVINAIYLVPGDLVILESGDRIPADCILTEDNNAMIDESLLTGESAGVHKSASSSDSNIYMGTILLTGKAKAKVVATGMNTEMGKIANMLHNIESEKSPLKERLDHLGKILVALCIIICAVVTLMGIWRGQDKYAMFLLGVSLAVAAIPEGLTAIVTVALALGVSRMLKRKALVRKLPAVETLGCTSVICTDKTGTLTENNMTVKALYFDGRVYHVDKDKIPLNLVMKSAYTYCNDCNYDFNGKNLEKSLFGDPTETALIKGFFGNSKELQEFLSKSRRVYEIPFNSTRKIMSVVVREDDREVCYVKGAPERVIEKCNYILVDGNVQPMLPNYKNALLRAVDSMSYKALRCIASAYKVSGIIKNENLESNLIFIGVAGIIDPPRPEVKEAVLKCKVAGIKPVMITGDHKNTAYAIGKELDICLDPGEVITGDELDLLNDKELEKNINNYKIFARVSPKHKLRIVKAFKHNNGIVAMTGDGVNDAPAIKEADIGIAMGISGTDVTKEAASMILLDDNFATIVAAVEEGRVIYNNIRKFIRYLLSCNLGEVLTMFLASLFYLENPLLPIQILFVNLVTDGLPAIALGVDPADGDIMFEKPREKNESVFSRGLTEKIIIRGCLIGVCTILSFIGGKYYGMSLEACRTLALGTLVLSQLIHVFECRSEKLSLFEINPLTNLYLIGAVGISVLMLLSIVYVPALQSIFHTIPLNFGQWCIILFFSGIISFINSLYLYLIHNH comes from the coding sequence GTGATTAACGAACAATTGTCAAAGGATAATGCAAAGGATAAAAACAGGCCAAGAGGCTCTGTTTATGATAGCGTAACCACATCAAGGGGGCTTACCTCACAAGAGGCTGAAACTAGATTAAAGAAATATGGATATAACAAATTAGAAAATAAAAAAAAGATATCTCCTGTTTCAATATTTTTTTCGCAATTTAATGATTTTATTACTTGGATATTAATTGCTGCAACAGTTATTTCAGGATTCATGGGAGAAAAAGCAGATGCAATAACTATATTTATTATAGTTATAATGAATGGAATACTAGGGTTTATTCAAGAGTATAAAACTGAACGGTCTCTGGAGGCGCTAAGTCAGCTAGCAGCACCAACGGCTAAAGTACTTAGAAATGGAGGAATACTCGTAATAAATGCCATATATTTAGTGCCAGGTGATTTGGTAATCTTAGAAAGTGGAGATAGAATTCCCGCGGATTGTATTTTAACTGAGGACAATAATGCAATGATAGATGAATCACTGCTTACTGGAGAGTCAGCTGGAGTACACAAAAGTGCAAGTTCTAGTGATAGTAACATTTATATGGGTACAATACTGCTTACAGGAAAAGCTAAAGCAAAGGTTGTAGCTACAGGAATGAACACGGAAATGGGAAAAATAGCAAATATGCTTCATAATATTGAAAGTGAGAAATCTCCATTAAAAGAAAGGCTGGATCATCTTGGGAAAATATTAGTTGCACTTTGTATAATAATTTGCGCGGTTGTAACGCTTATGGGTATCTGGCGTGGACAAGATAAGTACGCAATGTTTTTACTTGGAGTAAGTCTAGCAGTAGCTGCTATACCAGAGGGGCTCACTGCTATAGTAACGGTAGCTTTAGCTCTTGGAGTATCTAGAATGCTTAAAAGGAAGGCACTAGTTAGGAAATTACCAGCGGTGGAAACACTAGGTTGTACTTCTGTAATATGCACAGATAAAACAGGAACTTTAACTGAAAATAATATGACAGTAAAAGCATTGTATTTTGACGGACGGGTTTATCATGTTGATAAAGATAAAATTCCATTAAATTTAGTTATGAAAAGTGCGTATACATACTGTAATGATTGTAATTACGATTTCAATGGAAAGAATTTAGAGAAATCCCTCTTTGGTGATCCTACTGAAACTGCATTAATCAAAGGATTTTTTGGAAACTCTAAAGAGCTACAAGAATTTTTGAGTAAATCCAGACGTGTATATGAAATACCTTTTAATTCAACAAGAAAAATTATGTCTGTGGTTGTTCGCGAAGACGATAGAGAAGTTTGCTATGTAAAGGGTGCTCCAGAAAGAGTTATAGAAAAATGTAATTATATATTGGTAGATGGAAACGTGCAGCCTATGCTGCCTAATTATAAAAATGCACTACTCCGGGCTGTAGATTCTATGTCTTATAAGGCGTTAAGGTGTATAGCTTCTGCCTATAAGGTGTCTGGTATTATTAAAAATGAAAATTTAGAGTCTAACTTAATTTTCATAGGTGTTGCAGGAATAATTGATCCTCCAAGGCCAGAAGTAAAAGAGGCGGTTTTAAAATGCAAGGTTGCTGGTATAAAACCTGTAATGATAACAGGAGATCACAAAAACACTGCCTATGCTATTGGGAAAGAGTTAGATATTTGCCTCGATCCTGGCGAAGTTATAACTGGAGATGAACTAGATCTATTAAATGACAAGGAATTAGAAAAAAATATCAACAATTATAAGATATTTGCAAGGGTTAGCCCAAAACATAAGTTAAGAATTGTAAAAGCATTTAAACACAATAATGGAATTGTTGCCATGACTGGAGATGGTGTAAATGATGCTCCAGCTATAAAAGAAGCAGATATTGGTATAGCTATGGGGATTTCGGGAACGGATGTAACTAAAGAGGCAGCTTCAATGATTCTTTTAGATGATAATTTTGCAACCATTGTTGCAGCAGTGGAAGAGGGGCGTGTAATATATAATAATATAAGAAAATTTATTAGGTATTTATTGTCCTGTAATTTAGGCGAAGTACTTACTATGTTTTTGGCTTCGCTATTTTATTTAGAAAATCCACTGCTTCCAATACAGATTTTATTTGTAAATTTAGTTACGGATGGACTTCCTGCTATTGCGCTTGGAGTTGACCCTGCTGACGGTGATATTATGTTTGAAAAACCAAGAGAAAAGAATGAAAGTGTATTTTCAAGAGGACTTACAGAAAAGATTATCATCCGTGGATGCCTTATTGGTGTATGTACGATATTGTCTTTTATTGGTGGTAAATATTATGGTATGAGTCTTGAGGCATGTAGAACGTTAGCTCTTGGAACTCTAGTGTTATCGCAACTCATACATGTGTTTGAATGTAGATCGGAAAAGCTGTCTTTATTTGAAATTAATCCCTTAACAAATCTGTACCTAATTGGGGCTGTAGGCATATCCGTTCTTATGCTACTTAGCATAGTGTATGTTCCAGCACTACAGAGCATATTTCATACAATACCGCTTAATTTTGGTCAATGGTGTATTATTTTATTCTTCTCCGGTATTATTTCTTTTATTAACAGCTTGTACTTATATTTAATACACAACCATTAA